In one Chryseobacterium camelliae genomic region, the following are encoded:
- a CDS encoding TQO small subunit DoxD → MNNTTRNQSYDAAGLFTLSLRLVIGWTYFSAFWRRLILENKLIPDEAGYIGEKFNHFLPNALGIKPLIEYLVTHPDALQNSMVAFTLIEAVVGSFLMLGLFTRLMSIGVFALAMGILLGSGWIGTTCLDEWQIGILGISGGFTLFLTGSSSYSVDQYFLKSNFRFTHTKWFRWFNSGVLPFINPKPFVLIGSVIIFGLTLFTNQYFHGGVWGTLHNKSVKPKLEISNVSLQKSDLQFQVYRTEGVDVYGSFLIGVHILDQHGTVLKELNFKELSEFQKENIKNHYVAKVKPGKHSLIIPLGSKADITININDLLSRKEEMHSLKLIDISGIEWKAKINSNPL, encoded by the coding sequence ATGAACAATACTACAAGAAATCAGTCGTATGATGCGGCCGGTTTATTTACCTTATCGCTTCGCCTTGTTATTGGCTGGACCTACTTTTCAGCTTTTTGGCGCAGACTTATCCTTGAAAACAAATTAATTCCTGACGAAGCAGGATACATTGGGGAAAAATTCAACCATTTTCTTCCTAATGCTTTAGGTATTAAACCTCTTATCGAATATCTGGTCACCCATCCTGATGCACTTCAAAACTCAATGGTCGCTTTTACACTCATTGAAGCAGTAGTCGGTTCATTCCTGATGCTAGGATTATTCACCCGACTTATGAGTATTGGTGTTTTTGCTCTTGCTATGGGAATTTTACTGGGCTCCGGCTGGATCGGAACAACCTGTCTCGACGAATGGCAAATAGGAATTTTGGGAATTTCAGGCGGATTTACCCTTTTCCTTACGGGAAGCAGCTCTTATTCTGTCGATCAGTATTTCCTGAAAAGCAACTTCCGTTTTACTCATACCAAATGGTTTCGATGGTTCAATTCGGGAGTTCTTCCGTTTATAAATCCTAAACCTTTTGTTTTAATCGGTTCTGTCATTATTTTTGGATTGACTCTTTTTACCAATCAGTATTTTCATGGCGGAGTTTGGGGAACGCTGCACAACAAATCTGTAAAGCCGAAGCTGGAAATCAGCAACGTTTCATTGCAAAAATCTGATCTGCAGTTTCAAGTGTACCGGACAGAAGGCGTTGACGTCTACGGATCGTTTCTCATTGGAGTTCATATTTTAGATCAGCATGGAACTGTTTTAAAAGAACTTAATTTCAAGGAACTTTCGGAATTTCAAAAAGAGAATATCAAAAATCATTATGTTGCCAAAGTAAAACCCGGAAAACATAGTTTGATTATTCCTTTAGGATCAAAAGCAGATATAACGATTAATATCAATGACCTTCTTAGCCGTAAAGAAGAAATGCATTCTTTAAAGCTGATTGACATCAGCGGTATTGAATGGAAAGCTAAGATTAATTCAAATCCATTATAA
- a CDS encoding CorA family divalent cation transporter: MPITTIYRDSLCEWVDVEAPTEEDLKFLHERYEINNLLLEDTLDPNHLPKYEEDGNVKFFLLRESTELERKNLNTISDISTKIGIFLINNTIITIHRMKTKSIVQTKKQLSSTQDQVTSEKIALMISLLIMKSFDDESVSLMETMDNIENEIFLKNTNHTNQIRRLYKLKRKSGLNSRVLTISTDAIDKFKLLNLQDSEVVDLKDKHKDVVADFDHLNVQITNLISMFLALSDQKANQVMKVLAIYSVYFLPITFIAGLYGMNFDNMPELRHKYGYYITLGVMAAVVICTFIYARRKQW; the protein is encoded by the coding sequence ATGCCAATTACCACCATATACAGAGATTCCCTATGCGAATGGGTAGATGTAGAAGCTCCTACGGAAGAAGATTTAAAATTTCTTCATGAAAGGTACGAGATCAATAATCTGCTTTTGGAAGATACTCTGGACCCCAACCATTTGCCTAAGTATGAAGAAGACGGAAACGTAAAGTTTTTTCTCCTGCGTGAAAGTACGGAACTGGAAAGGAAAAACCTCAACACCATCAGTGATATCAGTACCAAAATCGGGATTTTCCTGATTAACAATACCATCATTACGATTCACAGAATGAAAACCAAAAGTATTGTTCAGACCAAAAAACAGCTTTCTTCCACGCAGGATCAGGTGACTTCAGAAAAAATAGCTTTAATGATTTCCTTGCTTATCATGAAAAGTTTTGATGATGAATCGGTAAGCTTAATGGAAACCATGGACAATATTGAAAACGAAATTTTCCTTAAAAACACCAACCATACCAATCAAATCCGGAGGTTATACAAATTGAAAAGAAAATCCGGGCTCAATTCCAGAGTCCTTACCATCTCCACCGATGCGATTGACAAATTTAAACTGCTCAATTTACAGGATTCTGAAGTAGTGGATTTAAAAGATAAACATAAGGATGTTGTGGCAGATTTCGATCATCTGAATGTTCAGATTACCAACCTTATTTCTATGTTTCTGGCTCTTTCTGATCAGAAAGCCAATCAGGTTATGAAAGTTTTAGCGATCTATTCGGTTTATTTTTTACCGATTACGTTTATTGCCGGTTTATATGGAATGAACTTCGACAATATGCCAGAACTCCGCCATAAATATGGATATTATATTACACTGGGAGTAATGGCTGCAGTTGTGATCTGCACTTTTATTTATGCCAGAAGAAAACAATGGTAG
- a CDS encoding patatin-like phospholipase family protein, which produces MKPETLNNILKEGILSKDSKAKLQALHDNIAAKEFSDLLDASGNQYVEFVQEGGGVWGSALVGYLYGLEIFGIRFLKIAGTSAGAINTMLIAACKTKEEAKSEVIKDILFNWNFADFMDGKPYVKTTIHAMLNNKNFIKINVVLAVIIMLILVIIPFAAPSETTLRAKLFFLIPLIPILIALICFKKFYNDFKKQNSGFNPGNTFLGQMREVLNGFGIKTVAELNKKFIQKENKLNLNYRYGNGQEYYHKALQGIEKIKENNAEHIDATRYKIFYEGAVNNDYYKNNPFYQLRSEYVIVTTDINAKIKVELPTMANLYWSEEELKHISPAEFVRASMSVPFFFEPMQKRIDKDDDSVKYAWKFWMNTTQENIYPVGIFIDGGSISNFPIDLFHAADVFYPRLPLFGVQLTSDSDIASEKGKTSEQILKSPFSYAGNIISTLKGFNDKTFLTKHTFYHLFSIQTVNCGTSNWLNFFMKKEEKEELFNRGFQAALDFLTQFDWEKYKYERMMLSMKEKKILKEEDTPTVG; this is translated from the coding sequence ATGAAACCTGAAACTTTAAACAATATTCTCAAAGAAGGTATTCTTTCCAAAGACTCTAAAGCAAAACTTCAAGCTTTGCATGACAATATAGCAGCAAAAGAATTTTCGGATCTTTTGGATGCTTCTGGAAATCAGTATGTAGAATTCGTACAGGAAGGAGGTGGAGTTTGGGGAAGCGCATTGGTAGGCTATCTGTATGGTCTTGAAATTTTCGGAATCCGGTTTCTGAAAATTGCAGGAACAAGCGCAGGAGCTATTAATACAATGCTTATTGCCGCCTGTAAAACCAAAGAGGAAGCCAAAAGTGAAGTCATCAAAGACATTCTTTTCAACTGGAATTTTGCAGATTTTATGGATGGAAAACCGTATGTAAAGACCACCATTCATGCCATGCTGAATAATAAGAATTTTATTAAAATTAATGTAGTCCTGGCTGTGATTATCATGCTTATTCTTGTTATTATTCCTTTTGCCGCACCGTCAGAAACTACGTTACGGGCCAAATTATTCTTTCTCATTCCTTTAATTCCTATACTTATTGCTCTAATTTGCTTTAAGAAATTTTATAATGACTTTAAAAAACAAAATAGCGGCTTCAACCCGGGAAATACATTTTTAGGCCAAATGAGAGAAGTTCTGAATGGGTTTGGAATAAAAACCGTGGCAGAGCTTAACAAGAAATTCATTCAGAAAGAAAATAAGCTTAACCTAAATTATCGCTACGGAAACGGACAGGAATATTATCATAAAGCTTTACAGGGCATCGAAAAAATAAAGGAAAATAACGCAGAGCATATTGATGCTACCCGGTATAAAATATTCTACGAAGGCGCCGTAAACAATGATTATTATAAAAATAACCCTTTTTATCAGTTAAGGTCAGAATACGTAATCGTTACTACCGATATTAATGCAAAAATAAAGGTGGAACTTCCTACAATGGCTAATCTCTATTGGTCTGAAGAAGAGTTGAAACACATCAGTCCAGCCGAGTTTGTAAGAGCATCGATGTCCGTTCCTTTCTTCTTTGAGCCTATGCAAAAACGTATTGATAAAGATGATGATTCTGTAAAATACGCATGGAAATTCTGGATGAATACCACACAGGAAAATATTTACCCGGTAGGAATTTTTATTGACGGCGGAAGTATTTCCAACTTCCCTATCGATCTCTTTCATGCTGCAGATGTTTTCTACCCCAGATTGCCTTTATTTGGAGTACAGCTGACGAGTGATTCCGATATCGCTTCCGAAAAAGGAAAAACCAGCGAGCAGATTCTGAAGTCACCGTTTTCGTATGCCGGAAATATCATCAGTACCCTGAAAGGCTTTAACGACAAAACGTTTCTCACCAAACATACGTTCTACCATCTTTTCAGTATTCAGACCGTCAACTGCGGAACAAGCAACTGGCTGAATTTCTTCATGAAAAAAGAGGAGAAAGAAGAGCTTTTCAATCGCGGTTTCCAGGCTGCTCTGGATTTTCTTACTCAGTTTGATTGGGAAAAATACAAATACGAAAGAATGATGCTTTCCATGAAAGAGAAAAAGATTTTGAAGGAGGAAGATACGCCGACCGTGGGATAA
- a CDS encoding DNA-3-methyladenine glycosylase I codes for MSYCLAIDGMQPESRRDLHKNYHDNHYGFPIHDDNELFGRLIMEINQAGLSWETILKKEEGFRKAYSNFEIERVANYTEADRERLLNDPGIIRNKLKVNAAIENAKTILELQKEFGSFEKWLEHHHPKTLQEWMKLFKKTFKFTGGEIVNEFLMSIGYLKGAHHESCVVYREVLKQNPKWKIG; via the coding sequence ATGAGTTATTGTTTAGCGATCGACGGAATGCAGCCGGAAAGCAGGAGAGATCTTCATAAAAATTACCATGATAACCATTATGGTTTCCCTATTCATGATGATAATGAATTATTTGGAAGACTGATTATGGAAATTAATCAGGCCGGATTGAGCTGGGAAACGATTTTGAAAAAGGAAGAAGGCTTCAGAAAAGCTTACAGCAATTTTGAAATTGAAAGAGTGGCAAATTATACAGAAGCAGATCGGGAAAGACTGTTGAACGATCCCGGAATTATCAGGAATAAACTGAAAGTAAATGCTGCCATAGAAAACGCTAAAACTATTCTGGAACTGCAAAAAGAATTCGGTTCATTTGAAAAATGGTTAGAACATCACCATCCGAAAACATTACAGGAATGGATGAAGCTTTTTAAAAAAACATTCAAGTTTACAGGAGGAGAGATTGTCAATGAATTTCTGATGAGTATTGGTTATCTGAAAGGAGCTCATCATGAAAGCTGTGTTGTTTATAGAGAAGTCTTGAAACAAAATCCAAAGTGGAAGATTGGATAA
- a CDS encoding EamA family transporter, whose amino-acid sequence MKNLKYYLAAIFAFAIWGTFSLVLRPLHAYPSLDILFYRVFSCAVIMSLVTVLFRRSKLKNNLQYFKSLDKKNKQKILGLNILSSILLTGNWFSFIYVMNHVSVRATSVAYLVCPIITTILAFFILREKLTRLQWLSVFLSGVGCVLLSYSNLLDMLYSSIIGSTYACYLITQSANSKFDKFLILNFHMILAALILLPFFPSHSGPIPTELKFYMYVGIIAIMYTIVPLLLNLYAMSGIASSKVGMILNINPIIAFILAGAVYHEALGGLQIVAYSIIFLAVIVFNAKEIFRLKKESVV is encoded by the coding sequence TTGAAGAATCTGAAATATTATTTAGCTGCCATTTTTGCTTTTGCTATATGGGGAACATTTAGTTTGGTTCTAAGACCGTTGCATGCTTATCCTTCGTTGGATATTTTGTTTTACAGGGTTTTTAGTTGTGCAGTAATAATGTCTTTGGTGACGGTGCTTTTCAGAAGATCAAAACTGAAGAATAATTTACAATATTTTAAAAGTCTTGATAAGAAGAATAAGCAGAAAATACTAGGCTTAAATATTCTGAGCAGTATTCTCCTCACCGGAAACTGGTTTTCCTTTATTTATGTAATGAATCATGTGAGCGTAAGAGCTACTTCGGTTGCTTATCTCGTTTGTCCGATTATTACGACAATTCTTGCATTTTTTATTTTACGTGAAAAGCTTACCAGGTTGCAATGGTTATCCGTTTTTCTGAGTGGAGTAGGATGTGTTTTGTTATCCTATTCCAATCTTTTGGACATGTTGTACAGCAGTATTATTGGCTCTACCTATGCGTGCTATTTAATTACCCAGAGTGCCAATTCGAAATTTGATAAATTTTTGATTCTGAATTTTCATATGATTCTGGCAGCTCTGATTTTATTGCCATTTTTTCCATCGCATTCAGGACCGATTCCTACTGAGCTCAAATTTTATATGTATGTCGGAATCATTGCGATTATGTACACAATTGTACCATTGCTTTTAAACTTATATGCGATGTCCGGAATTGCATCCTCAAAAGTAGGAATGATCCTCAATATCAACCCTATTATTGCTTTTATTCTGGCGGGAGCGGTTTACCATGAAGCACTCGGAGGATTACAGATTGTAGCCTATTCAATTATATTCCTGGCGGTTATTGTTTTTAACGCCAAAGAAATCTTCAGATTGAAAAAAGAATCGGTGGTTTAG